One Trichoderma atroviride chromosome 7, complete sequence DNA segment encodes these proteins:
- a CDS encoding uncharacterized protein (SECRETED:SignalP(1-23)) has product MLPWRQGLWIGLGYCTCWRRALCQASANARAQRLSAEPVLLEDAQANCPTPPSATPLWILQRRRVSALEAAHRSEAFPERSCLKSQEPIAAATPRPRAGGAGR; this is encoded by the coding sequence ATGCTTCCATGGCGCCAAGGGCTGTGGATCGGCTTGGGCTACTGCACGTGCTGGCGCCGCGCCCTTTGCCAGGCCTCAGCCAATGCCCGCGCGCAGCGACTTTCTGCCGAACcggtgctgctggaggacGCTCAGGCCAACTGCCCTACGCCGCCTAGCGCAACGCCCCTGTGGATTCTGCAGCGGCGCCGAGTCAGTGCCCTGGAGGCTGCCCATCGTTCTGAAGCCTTTCCAGAACGCTCGTGCCTGAAGAGTCAAGAGCCGATTGCAGCAGCGACTCCGAGACCCCGAGCAGGAGGGGCGGGGCGCTGA
- a CDS encoding uncharacterized protein (MEROPS:MER0044357), with amino-acid sequence MSEKSGINGDAKTIYERTQSQPENPFAALIPDQQIAIVPEFTLESGVTLYNVPVAYTTRGKLSASGDNAMVICHALTGSADVSDWWGPLLGGPGRAFDTSRFFIVCMNSLGSPYGSASPVTAKDGDAKNGYYGPEFPLTTIRDDVNLHKLILDDLGVKQVAAVIGGSLGGMFVLEWAYFGKDYVRCVVPIATSSRHSAWGISWGEAQRQSIYADPKYDDGYYPFNDPPVTGLGAARMSALLTYRSRNSFESRFGRNIPDPSKVQSIRERPSPSTPSEAHFHIHNDGHNVKRASTSRKNSQAGSGTSSPGSRSAENADPQFHGPGNDRDQGESLTGGDKLPTSTYFSAQSYLRYQGKKFVKRFDSNCYIAMTRKLDTHDVSRDRASSIAEALALIEQPLLVLGIESDGLFTFAEQEEIAQYVKNARLERIDSPEGHDAFLLQFEQVNRYVLGFLKEILPDIMSVEGGAQEEEGVGQLTKSSTFGEAEVDDITAW; translated from the exons ATGAGTGAGAAAAGCGGTATCAATGGCGATGCCAAAACCATATACG AAAGAACCCAGTCGCAACCTGAGAACCCCTTTGCGGCTCTCATCCCCGACCAGCAAATAGCCATTGTGCCGGAATTCACTCTCGAGTCTGGCGTGACGCTATACAATGTCCCGGTGGCCTACACTACCCGGGGCAAGCTGTCGGCCTCTGGCGACAACGCCATGGTGATTTGCCATGCCCTAACCGGCAGCGCTGATGTGAGCGACTGGTGGGGTCCCCTGCTTGGTGGTCCGGGTAGGGCTTTTGATACATCAAGATTCTTCATCGTATGCATGAACAGCCTGGGCAGCCCGTACGGCTCAGCAAGCCCGGTGACGGccaaggatggcgatgccaaaaATGGCTATTATGGACCCGAGTTTCCTCTCACAACCATCCGAGATGACGTGAA TCTACACAAACTCATCTTGGATGACCTGGGGGTGAAGCAAGTGGCTGCTGTAATCGGTGGCTCTCTCGGGGGCATGTTTGTTCTGGAGTGGGCGTACTTTGGCAAGGACTATGTCCGCTGCGTGGTGCCGATTGCCACGTCCAGCCGGCACAGCGCATGGGGCATCAGCTGGGGCGAGGCTCAACGCCAGAGCATCTATGCCGACCCAAAGTATGACGACGGATACTATCCGTTTAATGATCCGCCTGTGACTGGGCTCGGTGCGGCTCGCATGTCTGCGCTGCTCACTTACCGCAGTCGCAACTCGTTCGAGTCACGGTTTGGCCGCAACATTCCCGACCCTTCCAAGGTTCAGTCTATCCGAGAGCGGCCGAGCCCCAGCACACCGTCAGAAGCGCACTTTCACATCCATAACGATGGCCACAATGTGAAGCGAGCGTCAACCTCGCGCAAGAATAGCCAGGCTGGCTCCGGAACCAGTAGTCCGGGATCACGATCGGCAGAAAACGCTGACCCGCAGTTCCATGGCCCGGGGAATGACCGCGATCAAGGAGAAAGCTTGACAGGAGGGGACAAACTGCCTACATCGACATACTTTTCCGCACAGTCCTATCTGCGCTACCAGGGAAAGAAATTCGTCAAGCGCTTCGACAGCAACTGCTACATTGCCATGACGCGAAAACTCGATACTCATGATGTATCTAGGGACCGCGCATCGTCGATCGCTGAAGCCCTTGCACTAATCGAGCAACCCCTGCTCGTCCTTGGCATTGAAAGCGACGGGCTCTTTACCTTTGCCGAACAGGAGGAGATTGCTCAGTACGTCAAGAATGCGCGACTGGAGCGTATCGACAGCCCCGAGGGACACGACGCTTTCCTCCTGCAATTTGAACAGGTCAACCGCTACGTGCTGGGCTTCTTGAAGGAGATTCTACCCGACATCATGTCGGTCGAGGGCGGCGcccaggaagaagagggcgtGGGACAGCTGACGAAGTCGAGCACGTTTGGTGAAGCTGAGGTGGATGACATTACTGCGTGGTAG
- a CDS encoding uncharacterized protein (MEROPS:MER0044357), producing MVICHALTGSADVSDWWGPLLGGPGRAFDTSRFFIVCMNSLGSPYGSASPVTAKDGDAKNGYYGPEFPLTTIRDDVNLHKLILDDLGVKQVAAVIGGSLGGMFVLEWAYFGKDYVRCVVPIATSSRHSAWGISWGEAQRQSIYADPKYDDGYYPFNDPPVTGLGAARMSALLTYRSRNSFESRFGRNIPDPSKVQSIRERPSPSTPSEAHFHIHNDGHNVKRASTSRKNSQAGSGTSSPGSRSAENADPQFHGPGNDRDQGESLTGGDKLPTSTYFSAQSYLRYQGKKFVKRFDSNCYIAMTRKLDTHDVSRDRASSIAEALALIEQPLLVLGIESDGLFTFAEQEEIAQYVKNARLERIDSPEGHDAFLLQFEQVNRYVLGFLKEILPDIMSVEGGAQEEEGVGQLTKSSTFGEAEVDDITAW from the exons ATGGTGATTTGCCATGCCCTAACCGGCAGCGCTGATGTGAGCGACTGGTGGGGTCCCCTGCTTGGTGGTCCGGGTAGGGCTTTTGATACATCAAGATTCTTCATCGTATGCATGAACAGCCTGGGCAGCCCGTACGGCTCAGCAAGCCCGGTGACGGccaaggatggcgatgccaaaaATGGCTATTATGGACCCGAGTTTCCTCTCACAACCATCCGAGATGACGTGAA TCTACACAAACTCATCTTGGATGACCTGGGGGTGAAGCAAGTGGCTGCTGTAATCGGTGGCTCTCTCGGGGGCATGTTTGTTCTGGAGTGGGCGTACTTTGGCAAGGACTATGTCCGCTGCGTGGTGCCGATTGCCACGTCCAGCCGGCACAGCGCATGGGGCATCAGCTGGGGCGAGGCTCAACGCCAGAGCATCTATGCCGACCCAAAGTATGACGACGGATACTATCCGTTTAATGATCCGCCTGTGACTGGGCTCGGTGCGGCTCGCATGTCTGCGCTGCTCACTTACCGCAGTCGCAACTCGTTCGAGTCACGGTTTGGCCGCAACATTCCCGACCCTTCCAAGGTTCAGTCTATCCGAGAGCGGCCGAGCCCCAGCACACCGTCAGAAGCGCACTTTCACATCCATAACGATGGCCACAATGTGAAGCGAGCGTCAACCTCGCGCAAGAATAGCCAGGCTGGCTCCGGAACCAGTAGTCCGGGATCACGATCGGCAGAAAACGCTGACCCGCAGTTCCATGGCCCGGGGAATGACCGCGATCAAGGAGAAAGCTTGACAGGAGGGGACAAACTGCCTACATCGACATACTTTTCCGCACAGTCCTATCTGCGCTACCAGGGAAAGAAATTCGTCAAGCGCTTCGACAGCAACTGCTACATTGCCATGACGCGAAAACTCGATACTCATGATGTATCTAGGGACCGCGCATCGTCGATCGCTGAAGCCCTTGCACTAATCGAGCAACCCCTGCTCGTCCTTGGCATTGAAAGCGACGGGCTCTTTACCTTTGCCGAACAGGAGGAGATTGCTCAGTACGTCAAGAATGCGCGACTGGAGCGTATCGACAGCCCCGAGGGACACGACGCTTTCCTCCTGCAATTTGAACAGGTCAACCGCTACGTGCTGGGCTTCTTGAAGGAGATTCTACCCGACATCATGTCGGTCGAGGGCGGCGcccaggaagaagagggcgtGGGACAGCTGACGAAGTCGAGCACGTTTGGTGAAGCTGAGGTGGATGACATTACTGCGTGGTAG